The proteins below are encoded in one region of Homalodisca vitripennis isolate AUS2020 unplaced genomic scaffold, UT_GWSS_2.1 ScUCBcl_5183;HRSCAF=11795, whole genome shotgun sequence:
- the LOC124373262 gene encoding LOW QUALITY PROTEIN: protein IMPACT-like (The sequence of the model RefSeq protein was modified relative to this genomic sequence to represent the inferred CDS: deleted 2 bases in 2 codons): MSVVDHGQERAKEKTSRHKEGKVGKIEKSYHWPFGWLNLVSGQIVSIEKALQADMNGKGRYITDRKSKFQAHAAIIISVDQVKGMLSTLLENKKFAQATHNIYAYRVLKDGLPGCMAQDCEDDGENAAGSRLLHLLQTMGAMNVMVVVSRWYGGVHLGPDRFRHINNCSEAGLATDGLRQQKVETGSCYQQPTECAIISFVKK, encoded by the exons ATGTCGGTGGTAGACCACGGTCAGGAGAGAGCGAAGGAAAAGACAAGTCGACACAAAGAGGGAAAGGTAGGAAAGATTGAAAAGAGTTATCACTGGCCCTTTGGCTGGCTCAACCTTGTATCTGGGCAGATTGTTAGCATTGAGAAAGCTTTACAAGCGGATATGAATGGTAAA GGGAGGTACATAACAGACAGAAAAAGCAAATTTCAAGCCCATGCAGCTATAATAATATCAGTGGACCAAGTCAAGGGTATGTTGTCGACATtgctggaaaataaaaaattcgctCAAGCAACACACAACATCTACGCATACAGGGTGCTCAAGGACGGTCTGCCAGGGTGTATGGCCCAGGACTGTGAAGACGACGGGGAA AATGCGGCTGGTAGCCGGCTGCTA CATTTACTGCAGACGATGGGAGCTATGAACGTGATGGTGGTGGTCTCACGCTGGTATGGGGGTGTTCATCTTGGCCCAGACAGGTTTCGGCACATTAACAATTGCAGCGAGGCAGGTCTTGCAACAGATGGGCTTCGTCAACAAAAAGTAGAGACCGGTTCCTGCTACCAACAACCCACTGAATGTgcaataatttcttttgttaaaaaatga